In Quercus robur chromosome 10, dhQueRobu3.1, whole genome shotgun sequence, a genomic segment contains:
- the LOC126704444 gene encoding histone deacetylase 15, whose product MILAENHHVNSPSNMVRETVQMSRLTNREAENSLHKQSDQNPRQGRNGRCRNLGSNGTSSQPCYDENDGEVNRSGISTRDASDNLNANMQPDVIHKKARQQKEMTFQDMYNNQDLFDDEDDDSDWEPAQERVEIKKWFCTNCTMVNLDDTIHCDICGEHKESGILRHGFFASPFSQDVGSAEVESEIKERHRDLGCPISTLNSSTAVGFDERMLLHSEVEMKSHPHPERPDRLRAISASLATAGIFPGRCYPISAREITQEELKKVHSLEHIEAVELTSHLLSSYFTPDTYANEHSACAARLAAGLCADLATAIFSGRAKNGFALVRPPGHHAGVRQAMGFCLHNNAAVAALAAQVAGAKKVLIVDWDVHHGNGTQEIFDQNKSVLYISLHRHEGGKFYPGTGAAHEVGTMGAEGYCVNIPWSRGGVGDNDYVFAFQHVVLPIASEFAPDLTIISAGFDAARGDPLGCCDVTPAGYAQMTQMLTALSGGKLLVILEGGYNLRSISSSATAVIKVLLGEIPECGLDILPSKAGVQTVLEVLQIQMNFWPTLGPRFSDLQSQWGTYCLKNKKKHIKKRRLAVAPLWWKWGQKSLLYHLLNGHLHVNQRGGD is encoded by the exons ATGATTCTGGCAGAAAATCATCATGTGAACTCTCCATCCAACATGGTAAGAGAAACAGTTCAAATGAGTCGTTTGACAAATAGGGAGGCTGAGAACAGTCTTCACAAACAAAGTGACCAAAATCCACGTCAAGGCCGTAACGGAAGATGTAGAAACTTGGGGTCCAATGGAACCAGTTCTCAACCTTGTTATGATGAAAATGATGGGGAAGTTAATAGATCAGGAATATCCACTAGAGATGCTTCAGACAATCTTAATGCAAACATGCAGCCTGATGTTATTCAT AAAAAAGCAAGGCAGCAGAAAGAAATGACTTTCCAAGATATGTATAACAACCAAGATCTCtttgatgatgaggatgatgatagTGACTGGGAGCCTGCACAAGAGCGTGTAGAAATTAAGAAGTGGTTCTGCACCAATTGTACAATGGTTAACCTTGATGACACCATCCATTGTGAT ATTTGTGGGGAACATAAAGAATCTGGAATCCTTAGACATGGGTTTTTTGCTTCCCCCTTTTCACAAGATGTAGGTTCTGCTGAGGTTGAGTcagaaattaaagaaagacACAGAG ACTTGGGCTGCCCAATTTCAACCTTGAATAGTTCCACAGCAGTAGGTTTTGATGAGAGAATGTTGCTACACTCAGAA GTTGAAATGAAGTCACATCCACATCCAGAAAGACCAGATCGTCTGCGAGCTATTTCTGCTAGCCTTGCTACAGCTG GTATATTCCCAGGAAGATGCTATCCCATTTCTGCAAGAGAAATTACACAAGAAGAACTTAAAAAG GTCCATTCCTTGGAGCATATTGAAGCTGTTGAACTTACAAGTCATCTTCTGTCTAG TTATTTCACTCCTGACACATATGCCAATGAGCATTCAGCATGTGCTGCCCGGCTTGCAGCAGGCTTATGTGCTGATCTTGCTACAGCAATCTTTTCTGGGCGTGCCAAAAATGGTTTTGCTCTG GTTCGGCCTCCTGGTCATCATGCTGGGGTAAGACAGGCAATGGGGTTTTGCCTCCACAATAATGCAGCAGTTGCAGCATTAGCAGCTCAGGTTGCAGGAGCTAAGAAAGTGCTAATTGTTGATTGG GATGTTCACCATGGGAATGGTACACAGGAGATATTTGACCAGAACAAATCG GTCTTGTATATATCATTGCATAGACACGAGGGGGGAAAGTTTTATCCTGGTACTGGAGCTGCACATGAG gtTGGTACCATGGGGGCAGAAGGATACTGTGTGAATATTCCGTGGAGTCGTGGGGGAGTTGGTGACAATGATTATGTTTTTGCCTTTCAGCATGTTGTGCTTCCTATAG CCTCTGAGTTTGCTCCTGATCTCACCATCATATCAGCAGGGTTTGATGCTGCAAGGGGTGATCCCTTAGGATGCTGTGAT gTTACTCCTGCAGGCTATGCACAGATGACTCAAATGTTGACTGCCCTTTCTGGTGGAAAGTTGCTTGTTATTCTTGAGGGGGG CTATAATCTACGTTCTATATCGTCTTCTGCTACTGCAGTCATTAAG GTATTGCTGGGTGAAATTCCTGAATGCGGTTTGGATATTTTACCTTCTAAAGCTGGTGTGCAAACTGTTCTGGAAGTCCTTCAAATTCAGATGAACTTCTGGCCTACTCTGGGTCCCAGATTTTCGGATTTGCAGTCACAATGGGGAACATACTGtttgaaaaacaaaa AGAAACATATTAAAAAGAGACGGCTGGCTGTGGCACCGTTATGGTGGAAATGGGGACAGAAAAGTTTGTTGTATCATCTCCTAAATGGGCATCTCCATGTAAATCAAAGGGGCGGAGATTGA
- the LOC126702234 gene encoding uncharacterized protein LOC126702234 produces MTSSDHVLATPSPQPPIVAFTAPPRINSGRPTSQSSKGAHCKFCRAKGHDISVCHKLQKFVQELNKASLPQAATVCPSDPSVPTGPSLASSLTTADIEAVVQQVLSRTSTALSVTSGSPDGSSAWDRS; encoded by the exons atgacatcatctgatcatgtcttggctacaccctcaccacagcctcccattgttgcattcactgCTCCTCCACGAATAAACTCCGGGCGTCCCACCTCTCAGTCTTCCAAAGGTGCTCACTGCAAGTTTTGCCGTGCCAAAGGCCATGACATCTCTGTTTGTCATAAGCTACAGAAATTTGTGCAAGAGCTGaataaagcttctcttcctcaggcagctactgtatgtccttcagatccatcggttcctacaggtccatctttggcttcctcacttactacggctgatattgaggcagttgttcaacaggttttatcccgcacttccactgccctttctgtcacctcag gatccccggacgggtcaagtgcttgggacaggtcgtaa
- the LOC126702521 gene encoding transcription factor MYBS1 translates to MSSEIIWSKEEEKTFENAIAMHWVDEDCKEQWEKIASMVPSKTMDELKQHYQLLVEDVSAIEAGHIPLPNYVGEEASSSNKDCHGFSGAMASDKRSNCGFGSGFSGLGHDSTGHGGKGGSRSEQERRKGIPWTEEEHRLFLLGLDKFGKGDWRSISRNFVISRTPTQVASHAQKYFIRLNSMNRDRRRSSIHDITSVNNGDAASHQAPITGQQTNMNPSSVATIGPPVKHRAQPHMPGLGMYGTSVGHPVAAPPMHMASAVGTPVMLPPGHHPHSHPPYVMPVAYPMAPPPMHQ, encoded by the exons ATGTCAAGTGAAATAATTTGgagcaaagaagaagagaaaacttttgaaaatgCCATTGCTATGCATTGGGTGGATGAGGACTGTAAAGAGCAATGGGAGAAGATTGCTTCAATGGTCCCTAGCAAAACTATGGATGAGTTAAAGCAACACTACCAGTTGCTGGTGGAGGATGTAAGTGCAATAGAGGCTGGACATATACCACTTCCTAACTATGTGGGAGAGGAAGCATCATCTTCAAACAAAGACTGTCATGGCTTTTCTGGTGCCATGGCTTCGGATAAGAGATCAAATTGTGGTTTTGGAAGTGGGTTTTCAGGGTTGGGACATGACTCAACCGGGCATGGTGGGAAAGGAGGGTCCAGGTCAGAGCAAGAACGAAGAAAAGGGATTCCATGGACAGAAGAAGAACATAG GTTGTTTCTACTTGGTCTTGACAAGTTTGGGAAGGGGGATTGGAGAAGCATTTCAAGAAACTTTGTCATTTCCAGGACTCCCACACAAGTGGCTAGCCATGCCCAAAAGTACTTCATTCGCTTGAACTCAATGAATAGAGATAGGAGGAGATCAAGTATCCATGACATTACTAGCGTGAATAATGGAGATGCCGCTTCTCATCAGGCACCAATTACTGGCCAACAGACCAACATGAACCCATCAAGTGTAGCCACTATAGGACCACCAGTGAAGCATAGGGCTCAGCCACATATGCCTGGTTTAGGCATGTATGGAACGTCGGTTGGACACCCGGTCGCTGCTCCTCCGATGCATATGGCATCAGCTGTTGGGACTCCTGTCATGCTTCCTCCAGGACATCATCCCCATTCACATCCTCCCTATGTTATGCCAGTTGCTTACCCAATGGCTCCTCCGCCAATGCACCAATAA